Part of the Arachis hypogaea cultivar Tifrunner chromosome 6, arahy.Tifrunner.gnm2.J5K5, whole genome shotgun sequence genome, AAAGTCATATGTAGCATCTATTTCTAGTAACCTGGATATATTGATTGAAAAGCCTAATGTACTGAATAGATGCTCTCATTCTGAATATTCGACTTCAGATGCAAATATGATGAAGGACAATGACCATATGGCTGCAGAACAACTGTTGGATAAACATTGTGATGATACTAAGGTGTCTTCCGATGGCAAAAATGTTTCCAAGGATAATCCACTTGGTTCCACTGGTAAGGAGAAACCTAACTATAATAATGAATCTCAGCCATTGATTAATTCTGATGATAATACCAAGTTTGCCACTCCTTTGACAGAATCATCCTTGAAGGGATCAACAGAAAATGTTGATATTGGGCCAAAGTTAGCTGCAGTGGACAATGATGGAAGCTTCAGAGGAGAAAGAAATATTGATCTTGTGAAAAATGCAGTTAACACCTCAGGAGATTTTCCAGCACATGTAGACGAGGTTAGATTGGAGGAGGAAATACGAATACTTGGTCAAGAATATATAAACCTTGAAAATGAGCAGAAGAAACTTGAAAGAAATGCAGAATCTGTCAATAGTGAATTGTTCACAGAATGTCAGGTGTGTACTGAAACTTATGCATACAAGAGCAATATATTTTCATGACTTGAATATTGCTTTGTCAAAATGGCTACTGTTGTGTTTTCCACTCTTCACTTAAATTTGGTATTCTGCTATGGACTCAGATATCCACTAAACTCTTGAATGATGATTTTGGTGTAAACTGTGTATAACGTATCACTGAGGTATAATTTGTATTTTGTACTTTTGTATTTGCATCTTGTGGTGCAATTTGATATACACACTTTTTGTATTCTTTTATCAATTTCTAGTCTCTTTGAACTCCCTGCATGGTTTGTTGAATTATAATGCTAGAGGCTAAACATCAGTTTAATGTGTTTCCTTTTTGATGCTATTCAAACACCATTTCATCAATGCAGGTAAGTACATTAATTGGTCATGGCTTTATACTTTGTATATAATTGTTAAAATGTTTATTgatatgataatttaattaagttatgATCATCAATATCGAGTTTAATATTTGCTTCTCCTCTCATTTTGTTTTCCCATTCCGTATATGTGTATCTTTCTCCAAGTTTCTTGTGATCTCTTATGACTATAAAGAATATGTTATTGTAGGAATTACTGCAAATGTTTGGTTTGCCATATATTATTGCCCCAATGGAAGCTGAGGCACAGTGTGCTTTCTTGGAAACTGCAAAACTGGTTGATGGTGTTATAACTGATGATTCTGACGTCCTTCTATTTGGAGCTCGTAATGTTTACAAGAATATATTTGATGATCGCAAATATGTAGAGACATACTTCATGGAGGTATGGATTTATGCAGTGCTCTTAAATAAACTTATATTGCAAACAATCTTATTTTAACGTTTTTTTATCATTTCTGGTTCAGGACATTGAGAAGGAACTTGGATTGAGCAGGGAAAAATTAGTACGCATGGCACTACTACTTGGGAGTGATTATACCGAAGGTGTAAGGTATGACAACCAGAACCTTGCCATTTCTAGAGCATAGTTATGCCTAGTTGTTGCAGTGCCTTCATGAGATGTTTTTAAAGGTCTATATTTGATTTGTTTCTATTATTTACTTCATATTAGAGTGAGAAGTACTAGATGAtactacagaaaaaaaaaaaaaatttatgatactTTATGTATAGATATCCCTTGTATCTTGTAGTAGGTTTTCGGCGACGTGCTTGGTGTAGATTCCACTTTTTTGCAGTTTACCAGATCAGTGTTTAATGTTAATGTAGTGGCATTGGGATTGTCAATGCTATTGAGGTTGTGAATGCGTTCCCTGAGAAAGATGGCCTCTTGAAATTCCGCCAGTGGGTTGAATCACCAGATCCCACCATTCTTGGATGGTTGAATACAAAAGGTGGATCAACTACAAGAAAGAAAGGATCAAAAGAGACTTCGTCGGATCAAATTAATAGTCATATTAAGGAACAAGAGGATTCGctggattgtgaccaagaaattAAGCAAACCTTTTTTGAGAAACATGTAATTGATTTCCTGCTTACATGGTTTTTTGGTTTAAATAATATATTGAAGGACAATTTCACTTTTAATGTTTTGACTTTGTATGGGAGTATGTGactattttcatcttcttcttttgttttaaataGAGAAATGTTAGCAAGAATTGGCATATTCCATCTTCTTTTCCAAGTGAAACAGTTATATCTGCTTATTATTCTCCACAAGTTGACAAGTCAACCGAGCCTTTCACCTGGGGAAAGCCAGATCATCTTGTTCTTCGAAAGTAAGTTTATATTCCTTATTGCTATACCTCTTACATCATCCAAATGAGCATTTGTTTCACTGCTGATTATATATGACTTTGGATGAGCCTTGAAAGGAGAGTATATGATagaataatatctcattttttatcATTCTGAGCTATTAACAGTACTTTCCTTCAAATGTTAACAATTTCAAGAGGGTGTTTTGGTGTATTTTTCACATGCCCATTAGCCTGTTGAGCTCCCCTAAAGAAAGGgctattctttattttatttctccttacaGATAAAATGCTTAATTCTGGCTGTGTATTCAGGGGAATTCAGATTGTTTGATGGGACATCAGGCTTTatgttaagatttttttttttcttctttttttggtcTACTACCTGTTATTTCTGCGATATGGAGTTCAATCGTCAATACTTTGTGTGATGCTTTGGCATGAGGGCACTACAGTAGTCTTCACAGAAAttgcgtgtgtgtgtgtttatcaATTCACTCTGAATATGATTATTCTAGATCGTAACTTTTGAGATTACGAATATTATATGGATCAGGCATTCTGAGAGTGCTAAGTTATTTCGAATATGCATTGTGTATTCCTTGAATTCTGAGTTCTGTTCTCTATACAGATTGTGCTGGGAGAAATTTGGGTGGACTAGCCAGAAAGCAGATGAATTACTATTACCTGTTTTAAAGGAATATAACAAACATGAGGTTAGAGGCTTGCATTGACACCCCGtcctcttctctttccctttttcctCATCTATTCTAGGTTCTCCATGGTTGCCGAGACTAAATTGTTATTTGGGTAGTTTTATTAATATGTGTCATAGCATATCATATGTTAAGCCACAAAAGATAAAAGTGCTATAAAATGAGTAAGACAAGGTAATAAAGATGCAAAAGCATTTTAGTATTTTTCTCTTCAATTCAATTGAGTACttaatattatgaatttttttccttttgcatGTGTCATTAGGCCACACATAAAGAAAActcctttcattttctttgtaaTAAAGGATGACACTAATTGGCCATTAAAGGCAAGCGACCTAATTATCAATTATCTATTGTCATGTTTATATTCCGTCTTATAGATACCTTATATTAGTTGAACCTTTTAATACAGACTCAACTGCGTTTGGAAGCGTTTTATAGTTTCAATGAACGATTTGCAAAAATTCGTAGCAAGAGAATTAAGAAAGCTGTAAAAGGGATTACTGGTAAGCAGCCTTCAGAATTGAAGGATGATTTCAACAGTGGCAAGAGTAGGAGAGGAAATCATCTAGAATCTGAGGACAAAAATTTTGAGAATCTAAAGGCGACAAAGGAAAGTCTTGAAAGTTTGAAGAAACCTAAAGTGAAAGAATCAAGGAAAAGGAAGAATGATGGGGACATTCTTGGGAAGGCAATGTCAAAGAGAAAGACAATCATTGATGGTCCTTCTTCAGCTTCTGGTATGTCTGCAGTGGAGAATTTACAGCCGGGTACCGAGTCTGAAAAAGACCAAAGTGATAGTAATCCATTGATTTCAAATAGAAGTGGGAGGGGCAGAGGAAGAGGCAGAAGTTTGGCAGTAAAACATGGAAGGAAAAAGGAAAGTCTCATTTATCAATCATCTGGAACGTCATCTTCCAGTAGTGACACTGATGATCATGTTGATATGTCAAAAGTTCCTCAAGAGGTTCGAAGGGTAAGATTCATGCTCGCCCTTCAAATTTATGATATACAAATATATTCTTGATTGTTCATTCTGAGTTATTTCTTTGTTGGAGGCCTTAtagttaattattagttaaacgtaaaaaaaagaaaaaataattatgctTTGGTGCTTCTAAATCCTGTGATGCCTGTAACCAGATTGTTAGCTGGGCCTGGTGGTAGATGAAAATGACCAAGAAAGGAACTCTACAAACCTTGATGGAACTTGATTTGAATAAATTGTCAATATCTATCTTAATTTGGTTCTAGatgttattgtttccatttggCCATTTTAATTCTTCTGATAATGTTAGAATCTTTCCTTAGGTGATTTAAGCATATGTGGAGGTCTTTAAAGACATAGAGTTGAATAGAGACAGAGATAAAGAGAGAAATGGAAAAACCAtaggtaaaattataaaaaaaaaatgcttTAGGCTTTAGTGGTTTGAATGGAAACATTATTTACAGCATGACATTGAATCAGTTGATTCATCTAGCTGACTCCACAACCCACTAGTAGTGTAGTGGTGAGGGGTTTGAATAGTATGCATGAGGTTGTTCAAACTTTGTTGTCAATATTCCTAAAATACTTGGCCAACTTCGCGGGACGCGGCATAATTGCTGTTATTTCTTCAACATATCTTGGTTTCATCTACAAAATGAAAGACACTTCTATTTTATGGAAAGTAAAGTGAAAAGAGTCTTCTATTTAAGCGATACTCTTAGGTTTTTAATGTGATTtaatcaaatggaattaaaaggTCCCACTTACATTTTGTGCAATTTACAGTCCTCACGTTCCAGAAAACCTGTCAATTATTCACTTGAGAACCCAGAAGATGAAGAACTCAATGAGTCATTTGATACGAGGAATCAATCATCCTTGTGTGAAGATCCATTAGAAGAAAATTTATCTGATATTCCTGGTGCATGTGGGGATTCTGCAACTGGTTTAAGCAGAGGTAAAGAGAGTGATATGATAAGTAGTGCTCCAACCAGGAACTTCCCTAGAGACGATCTTGGGTCGGAAGGTCAATTTTTCACGGATGCTGATGAAACTACTCATCCAGATCCAGGAATTGGTGATGGTGATATTACTGTTAATGCTGACTCTTGTGATGACTACCTTAAACTAGGAGGTGGTTTTTGTTTAGATGATAGTGATGAACCTAGCAATCAGAATGCAGTTGATAGTGTCACTGCTGATACTGAAGGATTTCTGCACTGTTCTGTTATGATGGATGAGACTGACCATCATAAAAATGGTTCTGAGATATTATTTTCAGGCACCGATAATGCTCGCAGCGAGATGCAAGAGGGACGCAATGCCTACAATGTTGACAACGAGCCAAATGATAACCTTCCAAATGTTAGTGCCAATGATCAAAATCAAATGGGGGTCTCTGTACCTGAGAATGTTAATCATAATAATGGAAACTACAATGGGGCATTTAGTGCAATGCCATTTTTgaggaaaagaaggaagaagtagaatcTTTCTAGCTTTGGATGTCGTAGGTTTTTGTAAATATTTCTAGATGACCTACTATATTACATTTTACCCTCCAAGTTGTTCcttttaaattatttatgttCTATTTTACTTGCTGGGGAAGAGTTCTTGAAAACGCTGGCTTCATATCTCATGCCTCTTATGTTATGCCGAAAGTTATTGCTATTTAATTTATGTCATCATCGCCAGGGAATGGGCAGTGCTTTATGAACCCCATTGTTTCAACCACTATAAGTCACTACAAATGTGATTATAAATGTGAATTTCATTTGATCTTGATTATTAACGTGATTTGATTATAATAAGTTGTAAGCATTGGAATACTGGAATGCAGTGAATTGAAGTTGCATTTGCGTAGTATATGCTTATCAGTCCAATCCACCATTTGATTTTCTATTTGGTTTCAGATTTAATACATTCAACAAGAcacattttataaataataaaaagaaaacagctgattaatatactatttttttgacattctattaatttttatacacatacatatatatgAATTAGTATAATTTACGCTTATATTTATAGGTTGACAAAGAGTTTGAGTACATGAGCTACTATATTTTGCATCTCTTCTATGAGCGTGGGctatatgtattatttaagaaaaaaatattggcTACCGATGAGAGTCAAAAGTATAAAAATGATTTTGGATTgatatcaaataaaattttatagatgATATTTACAATATATAAGTTACTAATCTAACGATaggttttataaataaaaaaatgctagagaatcattaaaatttattgtttttggtcaTTACTtatctattaatatttaaaaatatagaataaaatatgctgttgaattactattttattagactaaaaaatttGAGTTAATAACTAAatgatgacaaaaaataataaattttaatggtcTTCTAATATTTTTACAATAAAAGCTACACCTATGAAAAAAATTGTTGAATAGTATCAAATTTAGTTAAGTTTATATTGGTTTtattttagagtttaattttaatgtactgacACAGTGTATAAtcacattctttttttttttttttatgaacattCATGTAACTAATATGAAAGATAATTAATTTAACTACGAACAATGCATAAAAATAAATTCTTGTTTTATCCTATATAGTTACTGATATATAAGTTGATATCAATTAACACTGGGGTAAGTGCAAAAAACATACTGTGCCTAATTGGGCCAGTGGCCACCACCTTTTGGTgacactttttattttaaaaatttatgaaatgaaaaatacaaacaaaaaaaacttttgtgaaatatatttttgtttttttggtatattgataattaaaaataaaaattaacttctAAAATGAAAATACGGCAAAatcatatttttgttttttagtaTACCAAAAACAagtcataaaattttttttcttcttcgtaCATCTTTTCATTCGCAACCAGTATCTTTCTTACACCACCATGAGAGGTGACTTTGTCCGTGGAGGACATTCACGGTCTCATGACCCAAGAGATATGGAACCGCGAGATACAGAGCTCCTTCAGAGATATGGAAAGAAGGTCCGCAAGATTGGAGAAAGTGAGGCTTTCTCAGGGGAGATATCCTTAGTGCCGAGAGAGGAAGATTGGATGATTGGAGAGCTAGAGAGTGGAGTGGAAGGCCGAGCAACAACAAGATCCTTCAGAGATGCAGTGAAAGGGGGGAAAAGACCAGTGGGAGAGATGGAAGATGATAGCTTTTTCTCTTCAGACGAAGAACCTGGAGAGAAGACAAAAGAGATGGAAAAAGACCAAACCAACGATAGCAGCTATGGAAAAAAAAGCCATGAGCCCTCTCCTGAAATACGAGTAGAGAAGGTAAatggtatttataattttattattaatgatGCTGGACTTAAATCACTGAGACATCAATGGTGGGATACATTGATTGTCAAATTGCTTGGAAGAAAAATTTCACTGCCAGTACTAAGCAGACGATTAGAGGCTATGTGGGAAAAACAGGGCTCTATTGAGGTGATAGACCTTGGCAACGAattttttattgtgaaattcttctCACAAGAGGATTTAGATTTTGCCCTGACAAGTGGTCCATGGAAAATCTTTGATCATTATTTAGCCATTAGGTTCTGGAAACCAAACTTTAACCCAATGGAAGCAACCATAGATAGTATAGCTGCATGGGTTAGGCTTCCGGGTTTGGCTATTGAATATTATGAGGAGGAGATGCTGAAAAGGATTGGCAACATTCTGGGAAAAACTATGAGAGTGGACACAAATACAGCAGATAAGAGCAGAGGCAAATTTGCAAGACTTTGTGTTGAACTTGATCTGACAGAACCCCTTGTCTCACAATATTCTATTAATGGAATCAGATATTTGGTTGAATATGAAGGTCTCCACAGCATCTGTTTCCAATGTGGATTAGTAGGACATGATAGTAATAGCTGCCCTCGGAAAGTTGTTGCGAACGGGGCCTCAGGGGCAGTAGCCATGGCGGAAAAGGAGTCGGATGTTGGAGAGAAGCAGGTTCCACAAAATGACAAAAATGAAGAGGGTAATAATGGAAAAAACAATAATAGCAAGGGTAAAAAGGTAATGGAAGAGGAAGACAGTGCGTACGGACCATGGATGATGGTGCAGAGGACAAATCGTGGCAAAAAAGCAGGAAAAGTCCAGCCTGGAGAAGGTAGTGGAGGTGCCCAAAATGCAATTTTGAAGATTCAGAATCAAGAAAAAGGTACTAGGTTTGCTATTCTCAGTGCTGCAGAAGAAGAGAATCATATCATTGAAGAAGGTTCTACACCACATCAGCAATCTATGGAGAAGGACACTAACTTTAGTAAAGGAAACCAGCCCAACACATCAATTGACAAAAAACAAAGCAGAAGAAAAAATGCTACTGACGTGGTTAATCCAAAGAACAAAACCAGTACTCCCAGCCCAATAAGACCCAGCCCACTAAGCAGCAACCAAAACAGGCAGAGACAAGTATACCACAGCCCAACCCAAGTCCAATCCCTAAGATACCAAATTTGAACAAGACTGAAACCCAAATTGGGGCGAGCAAAACACAAAATGAATCCCAACAGACCAAATCCAACGAAGCACCCAGTGACCAAAACATGAACCCCACAAATAAGAATAACAGTAGCCAACATAGAAACACCCAGCAGAGCAACAAACCCCCAACTACCATCGGAGAGGAAGGCCAAGATGGGTCATTGGTAGAAGAATTTGTTCCAGAAACTATAATGTCAGATGAGCATATGAATGACATTGAAGGGCCTGAACCAGAGCCACCAGACTTGAATCCGGTCAACACAGTGACAATGGTTGAAGTCATGGAACTATATGAGGAACAGAGACACCATCAAAACCAACCTGGGGAGAATCAGGTGCGAGAAGGGTATCGAATACCACAAAGAAATGAATCAGATACAGTCATCTATGACGAAGAGGAGGCCATGAATATGGCAGAATAGTTTCTCCTTGTTTTATTTTGTCTTTATGAATATTATGGCTTGGAGTTGTAGAGGGGCGGCTGGGAAGCCTTTTGGCCGTACCCTGACTGATTTTTTGAAGGTGTATAGAACGGACATTGTGATTCTGCTGGAGACTAGATGCAGTGGTGATAAGGCCAAAAATGTGATTAGAAAGCTGTGTTTTAATTTCTATCATATTGAGGAGGCTGTCGGCTTCAGTGGGGGGATATGGATTATGTGGAATGATGTGGACATCGATATTTCTGTGTTAGTGTCTAAAGCTCAGCATGTGCATTTGGAAATTAAAAGAGGTATACAGGAAGAGTGGCTTCTTACGGCAGTATATGCAAGCCCACAAGAAGGTAGAAGAAGAGAGTTATGGCATGATCTAACGAATCTTCAACAGAACATAAGGCAAGGTTGGTTAGTAATTGGAGACTTCAATGACATTGCTGACCCTTCCGAAAAGAAAGGTGGAGGAAGAATGGATataggagcttgccgaagatttAGAAAATGGATTGATGATTGCTCGCTTATTGACCTTGGAGCTGTTGGAAATCGTTTCACGTGGAGAGGCCCAAAGTGGGAGAATTTAGATAGAGTTTTCAAGCGTTTGGATAGAGCAATGTCGAATGTGACCTGGAGGACCAGGTTCCCAGAGGCTCGGGTGGAAGTCTTGGCAAGGATTAATTCTGATCATCATCCCTTATATGTGACTATGCTGCCATGTACACAGAAAATTCAAAACAAACCCTTCAGATATGAAGCAATGTGGGAATTACATCCTGAATTCAATGACTTTGTCAGAGGACACTGGAAAAATAGCATCAACCTGAATCAATCTCTGAATCAATTTAGGAAAGAGATTATCAAGTGGAATAGAGATACATTCGGCCATAttggaaagaagaagagaattctaATGAGAAGGATAGAAGGAATACAAAGAGCAGGTAACTATGGCAATAATCCTTTTCTGGAGGAGCTTGAGATCAATTTGAGAAAAGAGCTGGAGGATATCCTTGATAAAGAGGAGATAATGTGGATGCAAAAATCTAGGGACCAGTGGGTGATTGAAGGTGACCGAAACACTAAGTATTTTCATGCTCGAACCATCATTCGTAGAAGGAGGaacaaaatcttaaaattaaagagCTCTGAAGGGAGGTGGATTGAAGACCACGAGGAGTTGGCAAGCCATGTTATATCCTTCTTCAAAACCTTGTATACAGATGATAACGAAGGGCCACCCTTCTTATATGATGTAAGGCCTTATCCCTCTTTAGACGAGAACATCAAGAagaatctgaagaagatgccGACAGAAAGAGAGATCAATGAAGCACTTTTCAAGATTGGGTCTATGAAAGCTCCAGGCCCGGACAGTTTTCCTGCTAGATTTTTCAAACAACATTGGGAGATGGTGGAAGAGAGTTTAATCAGTATGGTGAGACAAAAGTGGGCGGATCCAGAGTTGATGAACGATATCAACTCCACCCTTATCACGCTCATTCCCAAGGTGAAATTTCCAGATTCTATTACTCAGTTTAGACCTATCTCCTTATGCAACGTTAGTTATAAGTATATCGCGAAGATCATTGTGGAAAGACTCAAGCCTGCTATGTTGAATAGAATTGCTCCTTTTCAATCCAGTTTTGTTCCAGGCAGGAAAATACATGATAACATTCTTATAGCTAAAGAGTTAGCTCATTCGATGAAGAAAATAAAAGGCAGAAAGGGAGTAATGGCAATAAAGTTTGACTTTGAAAAGGCATACGATCACCTCAGATGGGACTTCCTCAAAAATTGTCTTCTAGATTTCAACCTGGGAGAGCAATTTGTTCACCTTGTCATGGCATGTGTCTCCTCTGTACAATATAATGTTCTATGGAATGGGGGGAAAACTGAGGACTTCCATCCAACCAGAGGGCTAAGACAAGGGGATCCCATCTCACCATACCTCTTCGTCATAGCAATAGATAGACTGTCACATCTTATAGAGGATAGTGTGGAGGTAGGAAGATGGACCCCGATGAAAGTTGGGCGCACGGGACCATCAATCTCTCACCTTTTATTTGCGGACGACTTGCTTGTCTTTGGAGAATCTTGTATAGGCCAAATGGAGGAAATCGAGAGATGTATGGATCGATTTTGCTCTGTCTCTGGCTTGAAAATAAGTAGCATCAAAACCACTGTTACCTTTTCTAACAATACGAGAAGGGAAGACAGAGAAGCCATCTTAAATGTTTGTCATTTTCAAGAGAAACCGGTCTTGGGGAGATACTTAGGAGCCCTAATTAGTAACcatagaaaaggaaaagaaaaatttaaaaatgtccTCGACAGAATGGAGAGCAAATTAAAGGGATGGAAGACCCAGTGCTTGTCACTTGCAGGGAGAATCACTCTAGCCAAGACAGTTTTGAGCCCGCTTGCAAATTTTGATATGCAACACTCGAAACTACCAAAGGGGATATGCAACCAGCTAGAGAAATTCCAAAGAAAATTCATCTGGGGTGATTCTGAAGGACAGAAGAGAATCCACCACATTGGCTGGAGTACACTTTGCAAGCCGAAGATCCAGGGCGAATTAGGAATGAGGAACCTTCAGGCTGTTAATGAATCGTTCCTTATGAAAATCATTTGGAGACTTATCACAGAATCAGACTCACTATGGGCAAGAATTTTCATTAGCAAGTATATAGAAGGAAGGGAAGGAACAGAAGGGCTAAGTAGAAGGGAAAATGATTCCACCCTCTGGAAAGAATTAGTGAGATTATGGCCACAGGTGGAAAAGTATTGTAGGTATGTGATTGGAGATGGGAGAAATGCACTTTTTTGGAAGGATAAATGGGTGCCGAATTATGATAGACTTGATAGAGCTGCCATCAATCCAATTCCCAGTTCTAGAAAAGATGATTTGGTTGTGGACTATGT contains:
- the LOC112697338 gene encoding DNA repair protein UVH3 isoform X8 — translated: MQLDILAQLKGKKTKAPVEDELLNQCEVNDRGKGKGILFRESDLGGCSSKCDNVISTNDNQDKIDEMLAASIAGEGIAKSMSNASTFFEASAIEEEDGDYDEDEEMILPAMHGEVDPAVLASLPPSMQLDLLVQIRERLIAENRQKYQKVKKDPAKFSELQIEAYLKTVAFRREIDEVQKAAAGRGVGGIQTSRIASEANREYIFSSSFTGDKQELASSRAEKNDDAHRKAQGTHPVENLANIIASAGSNTTSGLVCNEPSESVDERIQTFLDERGQFRVSRSRAMGMRMTRDLQRNLDLMKEIELERTHINKASNIDAILSAENNGPSKSSGTNSVGKLKTMNVDLVGECVQNEQSVFDKDTSIEVSFEYDSKNALIDAEDEIFANLVGGNSGTVFHADGTPAKEHPSNSDSDCDWEEGIVEGKNTFIPGNNKVEWNSSVAEGDNNDESEVEWEEGDCDGDKSTICCPSETGKKPTRGQLEEESNLQEAIRRSLETIGDGELKHLSSVDEHSNADEKKLDSHGDYLDVSGAMNLNDEDAFLKIKNSMAVSSSPREDGSKQNIFHGNVDADGYVNSQTSDFPRDANMMKDNDHMAAEQLLDKHCDDTKVSSDGKNVSKDNPLGSTESSLKGSTENVDIGPKLAAVDNDGSFRGERNIDLVKNAVNTSGDFPAHVDEVRLEEEIRILGQEYINLENEQKKLERNAESVNSELFTECQELLQMFGLPYIIAPMEAEAQCAFLETAKLVDGVITDDSDVLLFGARNVYKNIFDDRKYVETYFMEDIEKELGLSREKLVRMALLLGSDYTEGVSGIGIVNAIEVVNAFPEKDGLLKFRQWVESPDPTILGWLNTKGGSTTRKKGSKETSSDQINSHIKEQEDSLDCDQEIKQTFFEKHRNVSKNWHIPSSFPSETVISAYYSPQVDKSTEPFTWGKPDHLVLRKLCWEKFGWTSQKADELLLPVLKEYNKHETQLRLEAFYSFNERFAKIRSKRIKKAVKGITGKQPSELKDDFNSGKSRRGNHLESEDKNFENLKATKESLESLKKPKVKESRKRKNDGDILGKAMSKRKTIIDGPSSASGMSAVENLQPGTESEKDQSDSNPLISNRSGRGRGRGRSLAVKHGRKKESLIYQSSGTSSSSSDTDDHVDMSKVPQEVRRSSRSRKPVNYSLENPEDEELNESFDTRNQSSLCEDPLEENLSDIPGACGDSATGLSRGKESDMISSAPTRNFPRDDLGSEGQFFTDADETTHPDPGIGDGDITVNADSCDDYLKLGGGFCLDDSDEPSNQNAVDSVTADTEGFLHCSVMMDETDHHKNGSEILFSGTDNARSEMQEGRNAYNVDNEPNDNLPNVSANDQNQMGVSVPENVNHNNGNYNGAFSAMPFLRKRRKK